A window of Candidatus Poribacteria bacterium genomic DNA:
TAAAATAAGAACCTGTCGATGTTTCTGCAACATTGTTCAGTAAACTCCGCTCTTTGGTCAGAAAGTGGAAACCGAATCATACACTTTAAAAACATTATACACCAAAATCTCAAAAAGTTGCAAGAAAAATGGATGTTTCCATAACTATACACTAAAAATCTCAAAAAGTTGCAAGAAAAACAGATGTTTAGGGCACTTAACTTTTTTGGTAAACTTCGTTAGAGTGGGCATCGTTTCCCTATAGGATTGCTATGCCTTTGTAAATTATTACGTTTTTTGAGTAAAAGGGAACGTGTTTTAACCAGCATATCACGCCCAAGCCTCGATTTTATGTTTACTGACAAGACATCATCACAGATAAGAAATTTGGCAGAACAACACTGGAAAGAGCGGGGGTTCTGTAGTGTTGTAACGGCTGAATGCTCAATTTAAGTTGCATTGTAGATGTGAATTGGCTATACTATGTGATAAGTGGCTACGCCTGATTTACAGTATTCTGAAGTGTCGCTCACTGTTTCTGCCTAAAATACAAAGAAGCCAACCGAACGAACCGCTGTAGTTTTTTAAATTAAAAGAGAGGAAAATCTCATGGCGTATATCAAGATTCCAAAGGAATGGGAGATCCCTGAAAATCAAGTGACATCCGAGTCCGACTATATCAACCGTCGTAAGTTCATCAAAGATTTGGGCATCGCGAGTGCCAGTGCCTTGCTATTTTCCAGTTCAAATGCCTGTGCTGGGAAAACGGGAGTTGAGAAGCAGTTAGAACCTTTCCAAGCACAAAAACTTGCAGCTGAGAACAACTCACGTTTTACTGTGGAAAGGCCAATAACAGACGAAGTTGTTGCTGCTACCTACAACAATTACTATGAGTTCACCTCCTCCAAGAGCACGGTTTGGAAAAGAGTGGATAAGTTCATAACGCGTCCGTGGGAGATTGAAATATCGGGGATGGTCGAAAAGCCGATGACCTTAGATGTAGACGACTTAATCAAACAGATGCCTATCGAAGAGCGGACCTACCGGTTCCGTTGCGTTGAAAGGTGGGCAATGGTAGTGCCTTGGATCGGCTTCCCCATGAAAGCGTTGCTCGAAAAAGTCCAACCTACTGCTGATGCTAAATATGTCCGAATGCTCACATTTTTGGATCCAGATATGGCACCCGAACAACACAATGTTCGCATGCCGTGGCCCTATTTTGAAGGGTTAACGCTCGCGGAAGCGATGAACGACCTAACACTGTTGGTTGTCGGTATCTATGGACATGTTTTACCACCACAACACGGTGCACCTATTCGGCTCATCGTTCCTTGGAAGTATGGGTTTAAAAGCATCAAATCCATTGTGAGTATTGAATTAACGGATCAAAAACCGCGCACGTTTTGGAATACGCTTGGACCCAGAGAGTACGATTTTGAAGCAAACGTCAATCCCAATCTGCCACATCCACGTTGGTCGCAAGCCAAGGAGTGGATGATTGGCAGCGGCGACATTTACAAAACCGTCATTTACAACGGGTACGGCGATGCCGTAGCACACCTTTACCGATAAGAACTTACGGAGCA
This region includes:
- the msrP gene encoding protein-methionine-sulfoxide reductase catalytic subunit MsrP; the protein is MAYIKIPKEWEIPENQVTSESDYINRRKFIKDLGIASASALLFSSSNACAGKTGVEKQLEPFQAQKLAAENNSRFTVERPITDEVVAATYNNYYEFTSSKSTVWKRVDKFITRPWEIEISGMVEKPMTLDVDDLIKQMPIEERTYRFRCVERWAMVVPWIGFPMKALLEKVQPTADAKYVRMLTFLDPDMAPEQHNVRMPWPYFEGLTLAEAMNDLTLLVVGIYGHVLPPQHGAPIRLIVPWKYGFKSIKSIVSIELTDQKPRTFWNTLGPREYDFEANVNPNLPHPRWSQAKEWMIGSGDIYKTVIYNGYGDAVAHLYR